From a single Fulvivirga ulvae genomic region:
- a CDS encoding error-prone DNA polymerase codes for MGYTELQVTSNFSFLRGASHPEELVEQAAKLGYKAIAITDRNTFAGIVRAHAATKKAGIRFIPACRLDLLNGPSLLAFPTDVNAYSRISNLLTVGNLRTEKGLCDLYKEDVFHHAKGTRFVVIPPATLNQAFEFEPSFKEDLKEYREAFGENLFIAASRAYNGDDIKRLFRLAELSKALKVAMVATNDVYYHHLKRRELQDVVTCVREKCTIHNAGFRLYPNAERYLKPVDEMLRLFRQYPDAITQTQVITEACNFSLDQLKYNYPKEITADGRTPQEELAKLSWEGANRMYDGNIPDKVKANIEYELRFIDQMNYAEYFLTVYDIVRYAREQKILCQGRGSAANSTVCYCLGITSVDPSKFDLLFERFISSARNEPPDIDVDFEHERREEVMQYIYHKYGRDRAAIVATVTQQHHKGAIRDVGKAMGLSVDVITRLSGLIWDFKDEGFDKKQIISQGINPDDPTIRKVLELTEEFMGFPRQLGQHTGGFVITDGKLSDLCPILNARMQDRTNIEWNKDDIDALAFMKIDVLALGMLTCIRKAFDLAKLHYNLDLTLANIPQDDPVVYEMVSHADTIGVFQIESRAQMSMLPRLRPKCFYDLVIQVAIVRPGPIQGDMVHPYLRRRNGQEPVEYPSEDLKEILGRTLGVPLFQEQAMKIAIVAAGFTPAEADALRRSMATFKAKGKVSYFEQKLINGMIQNGYKKEYAQRVFRQLEGFGSYGFPESHAASFALLVYVSCWIKCYYPDIFACALLNSQPMGFYQPAQIIIDAQKHGVEVRPVDINHSGWDNTLEEKAGKYFVVRLGLRQVRGVRKDDVELLTRRQKSYSSIHELREAGIPEAALEKLADADAFRSIGLTRRQALWEVSTKDYQAKSLFSNSPNLHTDSENIVLPEMSLSEHVVQDYASTSLSLKAHPVSFVRPQLDSLRVVSNAALSKAKNGDRVKVAGLVLVRQRPGTASGICFITIEDETGPANLVVFKNLFDQYRKEIIQSRLLMVEGKLQREGEVIHVIASRCYNLSVLLQQLNTPQREKSSSAVSNEKKEQTKGNQIKIFPEGRNFR; via the coding sequence ATGGGATATACAGAGTTACAGGTAACAAGCAATTTCAGCTTTCTTCGTGGCGCATCACATCCTGAAGAATTGGTCGAGCAGGCAGCAAAGTTGGGCTATAAGGCTATTGCCATTACTGACCGCAATACATTTGCAGGGATTGTCCGTGCACATGCTGCGACAAAAAAAGCGGGAATTCGGTTTATACCAGCCTGCCGGTTAGACTTACTGAACGGCCCAAGCCTGCTTGCTTTTCCCACAGACGTTAATGCCTACTCACGTATTTCCAATTTGCTTACCGTAGGTAACCTTCGAACAGAAAAAGGACTGTGTGATTTGTATAAAGAAGATGTTTTTCATCATGCAAAAGGCACCAGGTTTGTAGTAATACCTCCGGCTACTCTAAACCAGGCTTTTGAATTTGAGCCTTCATTCAAGGAAGACCTGAAAGAATATCGCGAAGCATTTGGAGAAAACCTTTTCATTGCCGCATCCCGTGCTTACAATGGCGATGATATAAAGCGATTGTTCCGGCTTGCTGAACTTTCAAAAGCACTGAAAGTAGCTATGGTTGCCACGAATGATGTGTATTACCATCACCTCAAACGGCGTGAATTACAGGATGTGGTGACCTGTGTACGTGAGAAATGCACAATTCATAATGCCGGTTTTCGTCTATACCCGAATGCCGAGCGCTACTTGAAGCCGGTAGATGAAATGCTTCGCCTGTTTAGGCAATATCCTGATGCTATTACACAAACACAAGTCATAACCGAAGCCTGTAACTTCTCCCTTGATCAGTTGAAGTATAACTATCCAAAAGAAATTACTGCTGACGGAAGAACCCCACAGGAAGAGCTGGCAAAATTATCCTGGGAAGGTGCCAATCGAATGTATGATGGGAATATTCCGGATAAAGTCAAAGCGAACATTGAATACGAACTTCGCTTTATTGATCAGATGAATTATGCGGAGTACTTTCTTACCGTCTATGACATTGTCAGATATGCCCGGGAACAGAAAATACTTTGCCAGGGACGTGGATCTGCTGCTAATTCCACTGTTTGCTATTGTCTGGGCATTACATCCGTAGACCCAAGCAAATTTGATTTGCTATTTGAGCGCTTTATCTCTTCGGCACGTAACGAACCCCCGGATATAGATGTGGACTTTGAGCATGAAAGGCGTGAAGAAGTCATGCAATACATCTATCATAAATATGGCCGGGATCGTGCGGCGATTGTAGCCACCGTAACGCAACAGCATCATAAAGGGGCCATCAGGGATGTTGGCAAAGCTATGGGGCTTTCGGTGGATGTAATCACCCGGCTTTCCGGCCTGATTTGGGATTTCAAAGATGAAGGGTTTGATAAAAAACAAATTATCAGCCAGGGGATCAACCCTGACGATCCTACCATCAGGAAGGTGCTGGAACTAACCGAAGAATTCATGGGTTTCCCGCGCCAGCTAGGACAACACACGGGTGGTTTTGTAATTACTGATGGAAAGCTTTCGGATTTATGTCCAATACTCAATGCCCGCATGCAAGACCGCACCAATATAGAATGGAACAAGGATGATATAGATGCCTTGGCCTTTATGAAAATAGATGTATTAGCATTAGGCATGCTAACCTGTATTCGAAAGGCCTTTGACCTTGCAAAGCTGCATTACAACCTCGACCTGACCTTGGCCAATATCCCGCAAGATGACCCTGTAGTTTATGAAATGGTTTCGCATGCCGATACAATTGGTGTTTTCCAGATTGAAAGCCGTGCGCAGATGTCGATGCTCCCCAGGCTTCGGCCTAAATGTTTTTACGACCTGGTTATTCAGGTTGCCATCGTGCGTCCTGGCCCGATACAAGGCGACATGGTGCATCCCTATTTACGCAGGCGCAACGGCCAGGAGCCGGTAGAGTACCCGTCAGAGGATCTAAAGGAAATATTAGGCCGTACTTTGGGAGTACCTCTTTTCCAGGAACAGGCAATGAAGATCGCAATAGTGGCCGCAGGTTTTACTCCTGCAGAAGCTGATGCCTTACGCAGGAGCATGGCAACGTTCAAAGCAAAAGGAAAGGTATCTTACTTTGAGCAAAAACTGATCAACGGGATGATCCAAAATGGCTATAAGAAGGAATATGCACAACGTGTGTTCCGGCAACTAGAGGGGTTCGGCTCTTACGGCTTTCCTGAGAGTCATGCTGCCAGCTTTGCACTGCTGGTTTATGTTTCTTGCTGGATCAAATGTTACTACCCTGATATATTTGCCTGTGCCTTGCTTAATAGTCAGCCCATGGGGTTTTATCAACCGGCACAGATTATTATTGATGCCCAAAAACATGGTGTTGAAGTTCGTCCCGTTGATATTAACCATTCCGGGTGGGACAATACCCTGGAAGAGAAAGCAGGTAAGTACTTTGTTGTACGGCTAGGACTCCGGCAGGTAAGAGGCGTTCGCAAGGACGATGTTGAGCTGCTAACCAGAAGGCAAAAGTCCTATTCTTCGATACACGAACTGCGTGAGGCCGGCATACCTGAAGCTGCCCTGGAGAAACTTGCAGATGCAGACGCATTTCGCTCCATTGGGTTGACCAGAAGGCAAGCACTCTGGGAAGTATCAACAAAAGATTATCAGGCAAAGTCCCTCTTTTCCAATTCTCCAAACCTGCATACTGATAGTGAAAACATTGTATTGCCTGAAATGAGCCTTTCCGAACATGTAGTTCAAGACTACGCCTCGACTTCATTATCCCTGAAAGCACATCCCGTGAGTTTTGTCCGGCCTCAGTTGGACAGCCTGAGGGTTGTTTCAAATGCTGCGCTTTCCAAGGCAAAAAATGGAGACCGTGTAAAAGTAGCAGGACTGGTGCTGGTACGGCAAAGACCAGGAACGGCCTCGGGAATCTGCTTTATCACCATAGAGGACGAAACCGGACCGGCAAACCTTGTAGTATTTAAAAACCTTTTCGACCAGTATAGGAAAGAGATCATTCAATCCAGACTATTGATGGTTGAAGGCAAATTGCAACGTGAAGGAGAAGTTATTCATGTTATTGCCAGCCGTTGTTATAACCTTTCCGTTTTGCTTCAGCAACTTAATACTCCTCAAAGGGAGAAATCATCTTCTGCAGTATCGAATGAAAAGAAGGAGCAAACAAAGGGTAATCAGATTAAGATTTTTCCGGAGGGGAGGAATTTTAGGTAG
- a CDS encoding ImuA family protein, translating into MPQKSDIVAQLQAEISRMEGFKPASSVSRDTALGPVSEAFPSGSFPVGAVHEFMPARSNDDAATTAFVAGLVASLMGTCGAALWISSSTKVFPPGLKHYGIEPDRVIFIDLKNEKDVKSAMEEALKCSALSAVIAEMQSLDFTSSRRLQLAVEQSQVTGFVLRNDHSLNATACVSRWKIASMESERVGTLPGIGFPRWKVELLRVRGGKPGAWEIKWMHGKFMHASQPAPSIQEQKRKVG; encoded by the coding sequence ATGCCCCAAAAATCAGATATTGTCGCTCAGCTACAGGCGGAAATCAGCCGTATGGAAGGCTTCAAGCCAGCTTCAAGTGTCAGCCGCGATACGGCTTTAGGCCCGGTTAGTGAGGCATTTCCCAGCGGTTCATTTCCTGTTGGTGCAGTTCATGAATTTATGCCAGCCCGTAGCAATGATGATGCTGCTACAACTGCTTTTGTGGCCGGGTTAGTAGCATCTTTAATGGGAACTTGTGGAGCGGCTCTTTGGATCAGTTCATCAACCAAAGTTTTCCCTCCGGGATTAAAACATTATGGTATCGAACCGGACAGGGTCATTTTTATAGACCTAAAAAATGAAAAGGATGTAAAGTCTGCCATGGAAGAAGCACTGAAATGCAGTGCCTTGTCTGCCGTGATCGCTGAAATGCAATCCCTGGATTTTACATCGTCCAGGCGCTTGCAGTTGGCCGTTGAGCAAAGCCAGGTTACTGGTTTTGTACTGCGTAATGACCACAGTCTCAATGCCACCGCATGTGTGTCACGTTGGAAAATAGCATCAATGGAAAGTGAGCGTGTAGGTACATTGCCAGGGATAGGCTTTCCCAGGTGGAAAGTAGAATTATTACGTGTACGAGGTGGAAAACCCGGGGCTTGGGAAATCAAATGGATGCACGGCAAATTCATGCACGCATCCCAACCAGCACCAAGCATTCAGGAACAGAAAAGGAAAGTAGGGTAA
- a CDS encoding transglutaminase domain-containing protein → MLKLRTIFIVIFLSLTIKSYGQQDAIVNLSLFNYAKKAPKNSSLEQLGKYLSKVSRTKKERAETIYYWIAQNIEYDYQMQFAPTFEVVEPEYVFKNKKTICTGYANLFCSLASISEIECEVVIGYAQDYLLPTPDSISSNHAWNAIKLNNQWELIDSTWGSGGFSFGSNDFKQSIDMRYFLSSPDFLLIDHFPIEEKWQLLNTKVNFNEFLGKEFDEMRFRKFNNLMNEEDYNAPQ, encoded by the coding sequence TTGCTTAAATTAAGAACGATATTTATTGTAATATTTCTAAGTTTAACTATTAAATCCTATGGACAACAGGATGCAATAGTGAACCTCTCCTTATTTAATTACGCAAAAAAAGCACCTAAAAATTCATCCCTAGAACAATTAGGAAAATATCTATCCAAGGTTAGCAGAACTAAAAAAGAGCGAGCTGAAACTATTTACTATTGGATTGCTCAAAATATAGAATATGACTATCAAATGCAATTCGCCCCAACCTTTGAAGTAGTTGAACCGGAATATGTTTTTAAGAATAAAAAAACCATTTGTACTGGTTATGCAAACTTGTTTTGTTCTTTAGCTTCAATTTCAGAGATAGAATGTGAAGTAGTTATAGGATATGCGCAAGATTATCTTTTACCAACACCAGATTCTATTTCTTCAAATCACGCTTGGAATGCAATTAAATTAAATAATCAATGGGAATTAATTGATTCAACCTGGGGAAGTGGGGGTTTCTCATTTGGTTCCAATGACTTCAAACAAAGTATTGATATGAGATATTTTCTTAGCTCACCAGATTTTTTATTAATTGATCATTTCCCAATAGAAGAAAAATGGCAGCTACTCAACACGAAGGTTAACTTTAATGAATTTTTAGGTAAAGAATTTGATGAAATGAGATTTAGAAAATTTAATAACCTAATGAATGAAGAAGATTATAACGCACCACAATAA
- a CDS encoding group I intron-associated PD-(D/E)XK endonuclease has product MSTSFRHSAGFGKRMEYYIISKMLEQGLDVYIPLIDDFAIDAVIRREDGTFIEVQIKARSKNVQFGDAALFAAITHEVRENYYFIFYSHRLDKMWIMSSVEFITEATQNKNGKNKGKRSIWFNGKNTKEESEHPLKRYDKYLHANFDIFKVRA; this is encoded by the coding sequence ATGAGTACCAGTTTTAGACATAGCGCAGGTTTTGGTAAGCGCATGGAGTATTATATTATCAGTAAAATGCTGGAGCAGGGATTAGACGTTTATATTCCTTTGATTGATGACTTCGCTATAGATGCTGTAATTCGGAGGGAAGATGGTACTTTTATAGAAGTGCAGATTAAAGCCAGGTCCAAAAATGTTCAATTTGGCGATGCTGCGCTCTTCGCTGCAATAACACATGAAGTTAGAGAAAACTACTATTTCATTTTTTATTCTCATCGTTTAGATAAAATGTGGATTATGTCATCAGTAGAGTTCATCACTGAGGCAACCCAGAATAAAAATGGCAAAAACAAAGGCAAACGCTCGATATGGTTTAACGGGAAAAATACCAAGGAGGAGTCGGAACATCCTCTTAAGCGATATGACAAGTACCTTCATGCAAACTTTGATATATTCAAAGTAAGAGCATGA
- the ltrA gene encoding group II intron reverse transcriptase/maturase — translation MIEKVLQPKNLYRAYHQVVRNKGASGVDGMKVSELKSYIDGNRKAVLTSILNRMYVPRAIRGVEIPKSNGKTRLLGVPTVVDRWLQQAVNQQLAIRFELDFEAESYGFRPRKNLHQAVTQSLKNINDGYQDIVDIDLKGFFDEVQHYKLLQLIYNKVKCPTTLWLIRKWLRAPIQINGKLHKRRKGMPQGSPLSPLLSNILLDELDKYLKEKGLKFVRYADDFSIYAKSKADAKKIGNEVYLFLKNKLDLPINRAKSGIRRPNNFELLGHGFVPTYKKGEKGKYQLVVKKESWENLKRKLKAVTKKTMPYSFEFRLHKLKEVWMGWVNNYRLASIHHKLKQLDEWLRNRLRYCIWHDWKKLERKRKNLIRLGVKQGQAYAWSRTRMGGWGVAQSPILGTTITLSRLKKERV, via the coding sequence ATGATAGAAAAAGTACTACAACCTAAAAACCTGTACAGAGCCTATCACCAAGTGGTGAGAAATAAAGGTGCGTCAGGAGTAGATGGGATGAAGGTGAGCGAATTGAAGTCATACATTGATGGAAATCGCAAAGCTGTTCTCACTTCAATTCTGAACAGGATGTATGTACCCAGAGCTATCAGAGGGGTTGAGATACCCAAATCAAATGGTAAGACCAGATTACTGGGAGTACCAACAGTAGTGGATAGGTGGCTTCAGCAGGCAGTTAACCAGCAACTAGCAATCCGATTCGAACTTGATTTTGAAGCAGAAAGCTATGGCTTTCGGCCACGAAAGAACCTGCATCAGGCGGTTACGCAATCCTTGAAAAACATCAATGATGGCTATCAGGACATTGTGGATATTGACCTGAAGGGGTTCTTCGATGAAGTACAACACTACAAGCTGCTCCAACTGATCTACAACAAGGTAAAATGTCCAACTACTTTATGGCTGATCCGAAAATGGCTACGTGCGCCTATCCAAATAAATGGAAAGCTGCACAAGCGCAGGAAGGGAATGCCACAAGGTAGCCCGCTTAGTCCATTGCTATCCAACATATTGCTGGACGAACTGGACAAGTACCTCAAAGAGAAAGGACTGAAGTTTGTCCGCTATGCCGATGATTTCAGCATCTATGCGAAATCCAAAGCAGACGCCAAAAAGATAGGCAACGAGGTTTACCTGTTCCTGAAGAACAAGCTAGACCTGCCTATTAACCGCGCAAAGAGCGGCATCCGAAGGCCTAACAACTTTGAGCTTTTAGGCCACGGCTTCGTGCCCACCTACAAGAAAGGGGAAAAGGGAAAATACCAGTTGGTAGTGAAGAAGGAGAGTTGGGAAAACCTAAAGCGCAAACTAAAAGCTGTAACCAAGAAAACAATGCCTTACAGTTTCGAATTCCGGCTGCATAAACTCAAAGAAGTGTGGATGGGATGGGTGAACAACTACCGTTTGGCAAGTATTCACCACAAGCTCAAACAGCTCGATGAGTGGCTGCGGAACCGGCTTCGATACTGCATCTGGCACGACTGGAAGAAGCTGGAAAGAAAGCGTAAAAACCTTATCCGATTAGGCGTGAAACAAGGACAGGCATATGCCTGGAGCAGAACCCGAATGGGTGGATGGGGAGTAGCTCAAAGCCCGATTCTTGGTACAACAATAACCTTATCTCGGCTCAAAAAAGAAAGGGTATGA
- a CDS encoding SMI1/KNR4 family protein — MTRITEIKNKLEELKDLDKRYSVFGSNKHKYQLGKPLSAKEIERIEKQNGITLSDEYKIVLTELGNGGAGNGYGLECLSLNNISPPYKGTEHLLRNCDDPNQIDLDMIDIEEVSGYIKLFDYGCGMEQSIVVTGEETGTLIFYDCDGRFERIKDKGILDLYEHWLNTNIELLKRVKDKLENLTLEEVIASEWTLKNFSIKHMILSIMDAPLLTNSYSGNDLKLHLEREYSKWINNKSKKENSDRKWWQL, encoded by the coding sequence ATGACCAGAATTACGGAGATAAAGAACAAGCTTGAAGAATTAAAAGACCTTGATAAAAGGTATTCTGTGTTTGGTTCGAACAAACATAAATATCAACTTGGCAAACCTCTTTCAGCTAAAGAAATTGAACGAATTGAAAAACAGAACGGCATTACCCTATCGGACGAATACAAAATAGTACTTACCGAACTAGGAAATGGCGGTGCAGGAAACGGTTACGGTCTTGAGTGCTTGTCTCTAAACAATATTTCTCCTCCATATAAAGGAACGGAACATCTCTTAAGAAACTGTGATGATCCAAATCAAATTGATCTGGACATGATTGACATTGAAGAAGTCTCAGGTTACATAAAACTATTCGATTATGGATGTGGGATGGAACAATCTATCGTTGTGACAGGTGAAGAAACAGGAACTCTTATTTTTTATGACTGCGATGGACGTTTCGAAAGAATTAAAGACAAAGGAATTCTGGATTTATATGAACATTGGCTCAATACAAATATAGAATTACTGAAGAGAGTTAAAGACAAACTAGAAAACTTAACACTTGAGGAAGTTATAGCCTCTGAATGGACGTTAAAAAACTTCTCAATTAAACATATGATCTTAAGTATCATGGACGCTCCCCTATTAACGAACAGCTACTCTGGTAATGATCTTAAGCTTCATCTAGAAAGAGAATACTCGAAATGGATAAACAACAAATCAAAGAAAGAGAATTCGGATCGTAAATGGTGGCAATTGTGA
- a CDS encoding TIGR02594 family protein, whose amino-acid sequence MNNQLINIALSQYGVQEQPGRLHNPTIINYAWETGFRGIISDETAWCSIFMNWCAMKAGLQRSKKANARSWLHQGQVIHSEPQLGDVVVFWRESPSSWKGHVALFISYSEDKRYIYCLGGNQNNKVCIAPYLASKVLGFRRLQKVK is encoded by the coding sequence ATGAACAATCAACTCATTAACATCGCATTGAGCCAGTACGGGGTGCAGGAGCAGCCCGGAAGGCTTCACAATCCTACGATTATAAACTACGCCTGGGAAACAGGTTTCAGGGGCATCATTTCAGATGAGACCGCATGGTGTTCCATCTTCATGAACTGGTGTGCCATGAAGGCGGGGCTGCAAAGGTCGAAAAAAGCCAATGCCCGGTCGTGGCTACACCAGGGACAGGTGATCCATAGCGAACCGCAGCTTGGTGATGTCGTGGTTTTCTGGCGCGAAAGCCCCTCAAGCTGGAAAGGCCATGTAGCCCTGTTTATCAGCTATTCCGAAGACAAGCGCTACATCTATTGCCTTGGAGGAAACCAGAACAACAAGGTTTGTATTGCTCCTTATCTGGCTTCCAAAGTATTGGGGTTCCGAAGGCTTCAAAAAGTAAAATAA
- a CDS encoding Y-family DNA polymerase — MDKRYVSIWFKHLRTDWFALAQPELKDVPFVLRTPSHGRMVISALNEVASGKGLGIGTALADARAVVPDLEVADDKPELAGKLLHRLAEWCIRFTPSVAIDLPDGILMDVSGCTHLWGGEQAYLSDIISQLSARGYNVSVAMADTIGVVWGMARFGKGSLIVPTSEDIQALVKLPPEALRLEEEVVERLHKLGLHTIGQFIKMSSSSLRRRFGQHFVMRLQQALGHEMEMLQTVQPAEPYQERLPCLEPIVTATGIEIALQQLLEALCSRMQREQKGLRKGIVKAYRVDSKVEQVEIRTTRPSNHVGHLFKLFQAKISGIAPGLGIELFTLDAPRVEEHIPAQSKVWEGSGTFEDERLSELIDRLASKFSGKNIHRYLPDEHYWPERSFRPASSLNEKPGTIWCTDKQRPLHILATPEPIEVTAPIPDYPPMLFRYKGKLHEIVKADGPERIEQEWWIQQGQHRDYYQVEDETGHRYWLFRLGHYDDANFQWFVHGFFA, encoded by the coding sequence ATGGATAAGCGATATGTTTCGATTTGGTTCAAGCATTTAAGAACCGATTGGTTTGCACTGGCCCAGCCAGAATTAAAGGATGTGCCTTTTGTTCTGCGCACACCTTCACATGGAAGGATGGTTATAAGTGCTTTAAATGAAGTTGCCTCCGGAAAAGGACTAGGTATAGGAACAGCTCTTGCAGATGCCCGGGCAGTAGTCCCTGATCTGGAGGTTGCCGACGATAAACCTGAGCTTGCTGGCAAATTGCTCCACCGCCTGGCTGAATGGTGCATCCGTTTTACCCCCTCAGTAGCCATAGATTTACCAGATGGAATACTTATGGATGTTAGTGGCTGTACCCACTTATGGGGTGGAGAGCAGGCATACCTATCCGATATTATTAGCCAGTTAAGTGCAAGAGGCTACAATGTAAGCGTAGCTATGGCTGATACTATCGGTGTTGTCTGGGGCATGGCACGTTTTGGAAAAGGGTCTTTAATTGTGCCAACAAGCGAGGACATTCAAGCTCTCGTAAAGCTGCCCCCCGAGGCGCTCAGGCTTGAAGAAGAAGTTGTCGAACGGCTGCATAAACTCGGCTTGCACACCATTGGTCAATTTATAAAAATGTCCTCATCATCGTTGAGAAGACGGTTTGGCCAGCATTTTGTTATGCGGCTTCAACAGGCTTTGGGGCATGAAATGGAAATGCTCCAAACAGTTCAACCCGCCGAACCATATCAGGAACGGTTGCCTTGTCTTGAACCCATTGTTACGGCTACTGGTATTGAAATAGCCTTACAACAATTGCTGGAAGCCTTGTGCAGCCGTATGCAGAGGGAGCAGAAAGGCCTTCGGAAAGGCATAGTCAAGGCATATCGTGTCGACTCCAAAGTGGAACAAGTGGAGATCCGGACCACCAGACCGTCCAACCATGTTGGGCATCTCTTCAAATTGTTCCAGGCTAAAATATCAGGTATTGCGCCGGGTTTGGGAATAGAACTATTCACGCTGGATGCCCCCAGGGTTGAAGAGCATATTCCAGCGCAAAGCAAGGTGTGGGAAGGTTCCGGTACATTTGAAGATGAACGGTTAAGCGAGCTGATAGACAGGCTGGCGAGTAAATTTTCTGGTAAAAACATCCACCGGTATTTACCGGACGAACACTATTGGCCTGAACGCTCATTCAGGCCGGCTTCATCACTCAACGAAAAGCCCGGAACCATTTGGTGTACAGATAAGCAGCGTCCCTTGCACATATTGGCAACTCCCGAGCCTATAGAGGTGACAGCTCCTATTCCGGATTACCCGCCTATGCTGTTTCGTTACAAAGGGAAATTACATGAGATCGTGAAGGCAGACGGACCGGAAAGGATTGAACAAGAGTGGTGGATCCAGCAGGGACAGCATCGGGATTATTACCAGGTTGAAGACGAGACCGGACACCGGTATTGGTTGTTCCGCCTGGGGCACTATGATGATGCAAATTTTCAGTGGTTTGTTCATGGCTTTTTTGCTTAG
- a CDS encoding YncE family protein: MDRNLKKGLILMASLGAGLVCSLALKKDEERLAPTRRQIDVNGQEDAYNLTCTPDQRNDQLVSDLKRYGTKQGVIDVADCQPPKKLSHIEQAGANMLSAFQERRALKKNAFNLGDDIRTTQLTLTNVTDQPEEVTLWGQGDNPVLERIPIQATIITGVHPQDVAFNPVNGLAYVANQLSDSVSILSDIGKLVATITLEDTYPGVVSPVALAIHDNPASPDFGKVYVAGSVSDTVSVINANNVQTATIPLDAQRPVALAFNRVNNKLYVACLVSRKVLVMDGHTHQVVESLESPEPPIGLAVSPDNGDVFVTYSGSTSLGIYNKSHSRIATTEGLPDSASHLVFDANAGCLWVASSSSATLVSIDVTTYQIRSETEAGNNILAMAFNPENEKLSLTDGASLKTLQADGSFSEDLALEAVNALAFDSSGAVLTTSQELGSATVSSGKPPVVIDADYAEKNRHFRHAPAVIEQVRFIMDMHQRVPTLTATEKTISGKEKAFTFSLEKYRSTRHFQNIITVPMKGFKLDGHSFWQFHLQPGQTATILVSYRQLDSYALIPKETG, encoded by the coding sequence ATGGATAGGAACCTCAAAAAAGGACTTATACTGATGGCCTCTCTCGGGGCAGGCTTGGTTTGTTCCCTGGCACTGAAGAAGGACGAAGAAAGGCTGGCACCAACCCGGCGACAGATAGATGTAAATGGACAGGAAGATGCCTATAACCTAACCTGTACACCCGATCAACGAAACGACCAGCTTGTCAGCGACCTCAAAAGGTATGGAACCAAGCAGGGTGTGATAGATGTAGCAGATTGCCAGCCCCCAAAAAAGCTTAGTCACATAGAGCAGGCAGGTGCCAATATGTTGTCAGCATTCCAAGAGCGCCGTGCCCTCAAGAAGAATGCCTTTAACCTGGGAGATGATATACGCACTACGCAATTAACCCTGACAAACGTTACAGATCAGCCTGAGGAAGTTACACTTTGGGGACAGGGCGATAACCCCGTTCTGGAAAGGATACCTATTCAGGCAACCATCATAACCGGTGTTCACCCACAGGATGTTGCCTTTAACCCGGTGAACGGCCTGGCTTACGTTGCCAACCAGCTCTCAGACAGCGTATCGATACTCTCAGATATCGGAAAACTAGTGGCTACCATTACATTGGAGGATACGTATCCAGGTGTTGTTTCCCCCGTGGCATTGGCCATTCATGATAACCCTGCCAGCCCTGATTTCGGGAAAGTCTATGTGGCAGGATCGGTCTCTGATACTGTTAGTGTCATCAATGCCAACAATGTGCAGACTGCTACCATTCCTCTGGATGCACAACGGCCCGTAGCCCTGGCATTCAACAGGGTCAATAATAAACTTTATGTCGCCTGCCTGGTCAGCAGGAAAGTATTGGTTATGGACGGGCACACACATCAGGTAGTTGAGAGTCTTGAATCCCCTGAGCCTCCCATTGGCCTGGCTGTAAGCCCGGACAATGGAGATGTGTTTGTTACTTATTCAGGAAGCACGAGCCTTGGAATTTATAATAAAAGCCATTCCAGAATAGCTACAACAGAAGGCCTGCCTGATAGTGCTAGTCACCTGGTATTTGATGCGAATGCAGGATGCCTTTGGGTAGCTTCAAGTTCCTCGGCCACCCTTGTTAGCATTGATGTAACAACTTATCAAATCCGTTCGGAAACGGAGGCCGGGAACAATATTCTGGCTATGGCCTTCAATCCTGAAAACGAAAAGCTATCGCTGACTGACGGGGCTTCTTTGAAAACGCTGCAAGCAGATGGTTCCTTTAGTGAGGACTTGGCATTAGAAGCCGTCAACGCCCTGGCTTTCGATAGCTCCGGGGCAGTATTGACTACTTCTCAGGAGTTAGGAAGTGCTACGGTTTCATCAGGTAAACCACCAGTGGTGATAGATGCAGATTATGCCGAAAAAAACAGGCATTTCCGCCACGCACCTGCCGTTATCGAGCAGGTCAGGTTTATCATGGACATGCACCAGCGCGTCCCCACGTTAACGGCCACAGAAAAAACAATCTCCGGAAAAGAAAAAGCTTTCACCTTTTCACTGGAAAAATACCGCAGCACCAGGCATTTCCAGAACATCATTACCGTGCCAATGAAAGGCTTCAAACTCGATGGGCACTCGTTCTGGCAGTTTCATTTACAACCCGGACAGACGGCCACCATCCTGGTTTCTTACCGGCAACTGGACAGCTATGCCCTGATCCCAAAGGAAACCGGATAG